A stretch of Lathyrus oleraceus cultivar Zhongwan6 chromosome 6, CAAS_Psat_ZW6_1.0, whole genome shotgun sequence DNA encodes these proteins:
- the LOC127094873 gene encoding uncharacterized protein LOC127094873, whose product MREFDKEVGIKLLTSTPNYAQANGQVEVANKLVIGFKKITWGKKPENWHNTLDQILWACRTSPNEATNTTPFRLSYGHDVVLAVEIYLQSTIVQRQSEIPYESYWNTMLDELVDLDGERFNALEILRRKKERVAKAYNRRVRVKTFLTRDLVWKVILPMDRKDKTLGKWSPNWEGSFQIIQAFSNNAYEIEELAEDQRLLRMNGKYLKRYKPMLHESKILTE is encoded by the coding sequence ATGCGAGAGTTTGATAAAGAAGTGGGGATTAAACTACTAACATCTACGCCTAATTATGCCCAGGCAAATGGTCAAGTCGAAGTAGCGAACAAGTTGGTTATTGGATTCAAAAAAATCACGTGGGGGAAGAAACCAGAGAATTGGCATAATACATTAGACCAAATATTATGGGCTTGTCGAACTTCCCCTAATGAGGCTACAAACACTACACCTTTTCGGTTGAGTTATGGGCATGATGTAGTTTTAGCTGTCGAAATTTACCTCCAATCAACTATAGTCCAAAGACAAAGTGAAATCCCGTATGAGTCTTATTGGAATACGATGTTGGATGAGCTGGTTGATTTAGATGGTGAGAGATTTAATGCCTTAGAAATCTTGAGAAGGAAGAAAGAGCGAGTGGCGAAAGCGTATAATAGAAGAGTAAGGGTTAAGACGTTTTTGACTAGAGATTTGGTGTGGAAAGTAATTTTacctatggatcgaaaagataagACATTAGGTAAATGGTCTCCTAATTGGGAGGGTTCATTCCAGATTATCCAAGCGTTTTCAAATAATGCTTACGAGATCGAAGAGTTAGCAGAGGATCAAAGACTCCTAAGAATGAATGGGAAATATTTGAAGAGATATAAACCTATGCTCCATGAATCTAAAATCTTAACAGAATAA